A window from Haloarchaeobius amylolyticus encodes these proteins:
- a CDS encoding YqjF family protein yields MVVPLAMGWRNLLFENYPVDPALLDAHLPDGLDPDTFDGDAYLSVVPFTNVDVRPRGLPARLGFDLPELNLRTYVTCDGEPGVYFFSLDAEGVLGVLGARVFQHLPYFYARISLEGVDGTVRFESRRLHPGDRPAHYTATYGPSGEPFQSTEDPLARFLTERYRFYTQAPDGSIRYANVDHEPWTLYPAEATVERDTLFAANGFEHPDSDPVLYYSPGVDVTTTASKHWETGGGR; encoded by the coding sequence ATGGTGGTCCCTCTCGCGATGGGCTGGCGGAACCTCCTGTTCGAGAACTACCCCGTCGACCCCGCACTGCTCGACGCGCACCTGCCCGACGGACTCGACCCGGACACCTTCGACGGAGACGCCTACCTCTCGGTCGTCCCGTTCACGAACGTCGACGTGCGGCCGAGGGGGCTCCCTGCCAGACTCGGCTTCGACCTCCCCGAACTCAACCTGCGGACCTACGTCACCTGCGACGGCGAGCCCGGCGTCTACTTCTTCAGTCTCGACGCAGAGGGCGTCCTCGGCGTCCTCGGGGCCCGCGTCTTCCAGCACCTTCCGTACTTCTACGCCCGCATCAGCCTCGAGGGCGTGGATGGGACGGTCCGGTTCGAGAGCCGGCGGCTCCACCCCGGCGACCGCCCCGCACACTACACCGCGACCTACGGCCCCAGTGGCGAGCCCTTCCAGTCCACCGAGGACCCCCTCGCCCGGTTCCTGACGGAGCGCTACCGGTTCTACACGCAGGCTCCCGACGGGTCCATCCGGTACGCGAACGTCGACCACGAACCCTGGACGCTGTACCCCGCCGAGGCGACGGTGGAACGCGACACCCTGTTCGCGGCGAACGGGTTCGAGCACCCCGACAGCGACCCGGTGCTGTACTACAGCCCCGGCGTGGACGTGACCACGACGGCGAGCAAACACTGGGAGACCGGCGGTGGCCGGTGA